In the Haloferula helveola genome, one interval contains:
- a CDS encoding pseudouridine synthase, which translates to MLLVFHKPYGVLCQFTPDQPGQRTLADFGFPKSVWPIGRLDMDSEGLLLLSDEKPLVDRLMNPASKAPKTYLAQVEGEPDEKALQTLAEGTLVIRGHRVLPAKAIRPDPQPEFPPRDPPIRYRASIPTTWISLTLTEGKNRQVRRMTAAVGFPTLRLIRTAIDRLELGDLEAGTWHEAATDERRRLGLRV; encoded by the coding sequence GTGCTGCTCGTTTTTCACAAGCCCTACGGCGTACTTTGCCAATTCACGCCCGATCAACCCGGGCAACGGACCTTGGCGGACTTTGGCTTTCCAAAGTCGGTCTGGCCAATCGGCCGCCTCGACATGGATTCGGAAGGTCTGCTTCTGCTGAGCGATGAGAAACCTTTGGTGGACCGCCTGATGAACCCAGCCTCGAAGGCGCCGAAGACCTACCTAGCTCAAGTCGAGGGTGAACCGGACGAGAAAGCTCTCCAGACCCTCGCGGAGGGAACGCTCGTGATCCGCGGCCATCGCGTCCTCCCAGCCAAGGCCATCCGTCCCGACCCTCAACCGGAGTTTCCCCCGCGCGATCCACCGATTCGCTACCGGGCCTCGATCCCGACCACCTGGATCTCACTCACATTGACCGAAGGAAAAAACCGGCAGGTTCGACGGATGACCGCCGCAGTCGGATTCCCGACGCTTCGTTTGATCCGTACCGCCATCGACCGGCTGGAACTGGGAGATCTCGAAGCGGGAACGTGGCACGAGGCCGCTACCGACGAACGCCGGCGTCTCGGTCTCAGAGTTTGA
- a CDS encoding NUDIX domain-containing protein translates to MVRFRPNVAALMTRDEGQLLICERWTVPGAWQFPQGGVDPGETSLEALHREVKEEIGLSPSHYEVIRSREGYRYLYPEEVRSKKVRKHGCQGQEQVYYLCRLLDGAPEVDVNQRPREFARHRWIPPEEFDLDWLPEFKRDVYRQVMKDFFRIKL, encoded by the coding sequence GTGGTCCGCTTCCGACCCAACGTCGCCGCCCTGATGACCCGCGATGAGGGGCAACTCCTCATTTGCGAGCGGTGGACCGTGCCCGGTGCCTGGCAGTTTCCCCAAGGTGGTGTCGATCCGGGCGAAACCTCACTCGAGGCGCTGCACCGCGAGGTGAAGGAAGAGATCGGTCTGTCGCCGTCGCACTACGAGGTCATCCGCTCCAGAGAGGGCTACCGCTACCTCTATCCCGAGGAAGTGCGTTCAAAGAAGGTCCGCAAGCACGGTTGTCAGGGGCAAGAGCAGGTCTACTACCTCTGCCGCCTCTTGGACGGTGCGCCGGAGGTCGATGTCAACCAGCGTCCGCGCGAGTTCGCGCGTCATCGCTGGATTCCGCCGGAGGAGTTCGATCTCGATTGGCTGCCGGAGTTCAAACGGGACGTCTACCGGCAGGTCATGAAGGACTTTTTCAGGATCAAACTCTGA
- the sufT gene encoding putative Fe-S cluster assembly protein SufT: protein MQEEITLTRDIDAIQIPSGDSVNLPAGTPVFITQRLGGTFTVATSAGLARISSQDADALGVDLEEEQEKQAAADALKDAPVEDQVWAQLKGVYDPEIPVDIVNLGLVYDCRVDDQDGRKVVEVKMTLTAPGCGMGPVIAADAQAKIMTIEGVDDARVELVWDPAWNQDMISEEGKMKLGMI, encoded by the coding sequence ATGCAAGAGGAGATCACGCTCACCCGCGACATCGACGCGATCCAGATTCCCAGCGGTGACTCGGTCAACCTGCCCGCAGGCACCCCCGTTTTCATCACCCAGCGCCTCGGCGGCACCTTCACCGTCGCGACCTCGGCCGGGCTCGCCCGGATCTCGTCGCAGGACGCCGACGCCCTCGGCGTCGACCTTGAGGAGGAACAGGAAAAGCAAGCTGCGGCGGACGCGCTCAAGGATGCCCCGGTCGAGGACCAGGTCTGGGCGCAGCTCAAGGGAGTCTACGATCCGGAAATCCCGGTCGACATCGTCAATCTCGGGCTGGTCTACGACTGCCGTGTTGACGATCAGGACGGCAGGAAAGTCGTCGAAGTGAAAATGACCCTGACCGCCCCCGGATGCGGCATGGGCCCGGTGATCGCGGCGGACGCCCAAGCGAAGATCATGACCATCGAAGGTGTCGACGACGCAAGGGTCGAGCTCGTCTGGGACCCCGCGTGGAACCAGGACATGATTTCCGAGGAGGGAAAGATGAAGCTCGGCATGATCTGA
- a CDS encoding UDP-glucose/GDP-mannose dehydrogenase family protein — MNITMIGTGYVGLTSGTCFAEVGHHVTCVDINPEKIDMLLKGEIPIYEPGLADLVKSNVDAGRLKFTTSTEEGVKFGDVIFIAVPTPPQPDGSVDLSFIERVAREIAECLTPEIGYRVIVDKSTVPVKTGEKVAQTVRRYAPDGVEFGVVSNPEFLREGCAVDDLLHPDRIVIGSNDDKALSLMQKLYEPFVAPVLVTDINSAELIKHAANSFLALKISYINAVANVCEASNADVEKVAEGIGMDKRIGRAFLNAGLGYGGSCFPKDIKAFIAISEALGQPFGLLKEVERINAEQMDRFLNKIREKLWVFRDKKIALWGLAFKQNTDDVRESVAIKLAKRMLEEGASLAATDPEAIGTAKRFGELTGEITFSEDMYGTLDGADALVIATEWPQFANADLTEIAKRMRTPLVFDGRNLLDPEDAKSAGLEYESIGRAAIV, encoded by the coding sequence ATGAACATTACGATGATCGGCACCGGCTACGTCGGGCTTACCAGCGGAACCTGCTTTGCCGAAGTCGGCCACCACGTCACCTGTGTCGATATCAACCCGGAGAAGATCGACATGCTCCTGAAGGGCGAGATTCCGATCTACGAGCCAGGTCTTGCGGATCTTGTTAAATCGAATGTCGATGCCGGACGACTGAAGTTCACCACCTCCACGGAGGAAGGCGTGAAATTCGGTGACGTGATCTTCATCGCGGTCCCGACCCCTCCCCAGCCGGATGGATCGGTCGACCTGAGTTTCATCGAAAGGGTCGCTCGGGAAATCGCCGAGTGCCTCACCCCCGAGATCGGCTACCGCGTGATTGTCGACAAGTCGACCGTCCCCGTGAAGACCGGCGAAAAGGTGGCCCAGACGGTCCGGCGCTATGCTCCGGATGGGGTCGAGTTCGGAGTTGTCTCGAATCCGGAGTTCCTGCGTGAAGGTTGCGCGGTCGACGACCTGCTCCATCCTGACCGTATTGTCATCGGCTCGAACGACGACAAAGCCCTGTCGCTGATGCAGAAACTCTACGAGCCGTTCGTCGCCCCGGTGCTCGTGACCGACATCAACTCGGCCGAACTCATCAAGCACGCGGCAAACTCCTTCCTCGCCCTGAAGATTTCCTACATCAACGCAGTCGCCAATGTTTGCGAGGCGTCCAATGCCGACGTCGAGAAAGTTGCCGAGGGTATCGGCATGGACAAGCGCATCGGCCGCGCCTTCCTGAATGCCGGGCTCGGCTACGGCGGTTCCTGCTTCCCGAAGGACATCAAGGCCTTCATCGCCATTTCCGAGGCACTCGGACAACCGTTCGGGCTGCTCAAGGAAGTCGAGCGGATCAATGCGGAACAGATGGATCGCTTCCTCAACAAGATCCGCGAAAAGCTCTGGGTCTTCCGTGACAAGAAGATCGCGCTCTGGGGACTCGCTTTCAAACAGAACACCGACGACGTCCGCGAGTCGGTCGCGATCAAGCTGGCCAAGCGAATGCTAGAGGAGGGCGCATCACTCGCCGCGACCGATCCGGAGGCGATCGGAACCGCCAAGCGTTTTGGCGAACTCACCGGTGAGATCACTTTCTCCGAAGACATGTATGGCACGCTGGACGGAGCGGACGCCCTGGTGATCGCCACAGAGTGGCCGCAGTTCGCGAACGCCGACCTTACGGAGATTGCCAAACGCATGCGGACACCGCTGGTCTTCGACGGCCGCAATCTGCTCGACCCCGAGGATGCCAAGTCCGCCGGCCTCGAGTACGAATCGATCGGTCGCGCCGCGATCGTCTGA
- a CDS encoding RsmB/NOP family class I SAM-dependent RNA methyltransferase has translation MKSPRRAAVSILRAWAKGHAYADSLIERHASRNNLSAPDRALLNAIVIGVLRNRRLLDHWIGELRKGKLDHETRDILRVGLCQLLILQLPDHAAVFETVELGKAPVRGLINAVMRRAAGSRSKLLDTSALPPAVAHSHPDWLYNRWKRQFGTEAASELMAFNNRPAPTIARINPLCERSSGCESGTDLPNGYFEIDGPIPNDLIASGAIYITDPATRHCVELLAPQPEELVLDACAAPGGKAFLIAAAQGSGEWLTCSDSNEKRLPRLRENLERLHITAREVACHDWTRPAPERWHGAFDAILLDVPCSNTGVLRRRVDVRWRLQTSNIEELVAIQRRILENALPCLKPGGRIVYSTCSIEAEENEAQIAAFVGDHPQCRLAETRQALPHRDGTDGAFAALLETSD, from the coding sequence ATGAAGTCACCCCGCCGCGCCGCCGTATCCATCCTCAGGGCTTGGGCGAAAGGCCACGCCTACGCCGACAGCCTGATCGAGCGTCACGCCTCAAGGAACAATCTGTCCGCCCCCGATCGGGCGCTCCTCAATGCGATCGTCATCGGCGTCCTTCGGAACCGGCGGTTGCTTGACCACTGGATCGGTGAACTCCGGAAAGGCAAGCTCGACCATGAAACCCGCGACATCCTCCGGGTCGGACTCTGCCAACTGCTGATCCTACAACTCCCGGATCACGCCGCCGTCTTCGAAACCGTCGAACTCGGCAAGGCCCCGGTTCGCGGACTGATCAATGCCGTGATGCGTCGCGCCGCAGGATCACGCTCGAAGCTGCTCGATACCTCCGCTCTTCCTCCGGCGGTCGCCCATTCGCATCCCGACTGGCTCTACAACCGGTGGAAAAGGCAGTTCGGCACGGAAGCCGCATCCGAACTGATGGCCTTCAACAACCGTCCGGCACCGACAATCGCGCGGATCAATCCTCTCTGCGAGAGAAGCTCCGGTTGTGAATCCGGCACCGATCTCCCCAACGGCTACTTCGAGATCGATGGCCCCATCCCGAACGACCTTATCGCTTCGGGTGCCATCTACATCACCGACCCCGCAACCCGCCACTGCGTCGAACTGCTCGCACCACAACCCGAAGAGCTCGTTCTGGATGCCTGCGCCGCCCCGGGAGGAAAGGCGTTCCTGATCGCGGCCGCCCAAGGCTCAGGGGAGTGGCTGACCTGCAGCGACTCGAACGAGAAACGCCTTCCCCGACTCCGCGAAAACCTGGAACGGCTTCACATCACGGCCAGAGAAGTCGCATGCCACGACTGGACACGTCCCGCGCCGGAGCGCTGGCACGGAGCGTTCGACGCGATCCTTCTGGATGTTCCCTGCTCGAACACCGGCGTGCTGCGTAGGCGGGTCGATGTGCGATGGCGACTGCAGACTTCCAACATCGAAGAACTCGTCGCCATTCAGCGCAGAATCCTCGAGAACGCCCTGCCATGCCTGAAACCGGGCGGCCGGATCGTCTACTCCACGTGCTCCATCGAAGCCGAGGAAAACGAAGCCCAGATCGCGGCATTCGTCGGGGACCACCCGCAGTGCCGGCTTGCCGAAACCCGTCAGGCGCTGCCGCACCGCGACGGCACCGATGGCGCTTTCGCGGCTTTGCTTGAAACTTCAGACTGA
- a CDS encoding polyribonucleotide nucleotidyltransferase, whose product MNIHTITSQVGSNPITFETGKLAKLADGAVVVTCGETVVLCTAVSQTKIREGQTWFPLSVEYKEKASAAGQFPGGYFKREGRPTEKEILTCRMTDRPLRPLFPKGYLYDTQIVALLLSADQINDSDVVAMNGASAALAISDIPFAGPIGAVRVGRVNGEFVINPTFEQREESDLDLIYVGNKTDVIMIEGAANELPEDDFIKALHFAQESVTKLVEAQEELVKLAGKPKREYTVTVAKDELLEVGYAVAGDRIEDAIYAPSKVERGKKVGALRDEVEAAIKEKYPETTDFEIEQVFEYIQKKAFRLSIMEKGIRADGRQVGDLRPLFAEANSLPRVHGSAIFARGETQAMGICTLAPADEKQFFDNYAGGEDSKRFILHYNFPPFSVGETGRMGGLNRREIGHGALAERSIAPVIPDEEDFPYAMRVSSEVMESNGSTSMATVCAGTMSLLCAGVPLKAPVGGISAGLVTEWNEDGTMKAHKVLLDIIGSEDFYGDMDFKLCGTDAGVTGFQLDLKLPGLPLSILEEGVRIAKDGRTKVIAKMTEAVNGPQELSPHAPRIVSVKIPADRIGELIGPGGKNIKGIQAESGADINIEDDGTVHIYAAKEEGLQRAKELIDRIFAEIEVGKVYTGPVVSVTNFGAFMEVLPGKDGLVHISELQEGRTEKVEDVVKKGENITAKCIGVDEKGRVKMSRRAYLRDQKAEQSEEPAAAE is encoded by the coding sequence ATGAACATCCATACGATTACGAGCCAGGTCGGCTCGAACCCCATCACCTTCGAAACAGGCAAGCTCGCCAAGTTGGCCGACGGCGCCGTCGTCGTGACCTGCGGTGAGACCGTGGTGCTCTGCACCGCCGTTTCGCAGACCAAGATCCGCGAGGGCCAGACCTGGTTCCCGCTCTCCGTCGAGTACAAGGAGAAGGCCTCGGCCGCGGGCCAGTTCCCCGGTGGCTACTTCAAGCGCGAAGGCCGACCGACCGAAAAGGAAATCCTTACCTGCCGGATGACGGACCGCCCGTTGCGTCCGCTTTTCCCGAAGGGTTACCTCTACGACACCCAGATCGTCGCGCTGCTCCTTTCGGCCGACCAGATCAACGACTCCGACGTCGTCGCTATGAACGGTGCATCCGCCGCCCTGGCGATCTCCGACATTCCGTTCGCCGGCCCGATCGGTGCGGTCCGTGTCGGACGCGTGAATGGCGAGTTCGTCATCAATCCGACCTTCGAACAACGTGAGGAGAGCGACCTCGACCTGATCTACGTCGGCAACAAGACCGACGTCATCATGATCGAAGGCGCCGCCAACGAGCTTCCCGAAGACGACTTCATCAAGGCGCTTCACTTCGCCCAGGAGAGCGTGACCAAGCTGGTCGAGGCCCAGGAGGAACTCGTCAAGCTGGCCGGCAAGCCGAAGCGCGAGTACACCGTGACCGTCGCCAAGGACGAACTCCTCGAAGTCGGCTACGCCGTCGCCGGCGACCGCATCGAGGACGCGATCTACGCGCCGTCGAAGGTCGAGCGCGGCAAAAAGGTCGGCGCCCTCCGCGACGAGGTTGAAGCTGCGATCAAGGAGAAGTACCCGGAGACGACCGACTTCGAGATCGAGCAGGTCTTCGAATACATTCAGAAGAAGGCCTTCCGCCTCTCGATCATGGAGAAGGGCATTCGTGCCGACGGCCGCCAGGTCGGTGATCTCCGTCCGCTTTTCGCGGAAGCCAACTCGCTGCCGCGCGTTCACGGATCGGCGATCTTCGCCCGCGGCGAAACCCAGGCGATGGGCATCTGCACTTTGGCGCCGGCCGACGAGAAGCAGTTCTTCGACAACTACGCCGGTGGTGAGGACAGCAAGCGCTTCATCCTCCACTACAACTTCCCTCCGTTCTCGGTGGGCGAGACCGGCCGCATGGGTGGCCTGAACCGTCGCGAGATCGGTCACGGTGCCCTTGCTGAGCGCTCGATCGCTCCGGTGATTCCCGACGAAGAGGACTTCCCCTACGCGATGCGCGTTTCTTCGGAAGTCATGGAGTCGAACGGCTCGACCTCGATGGCGACCGTCTGTGCCGGCACGATGTCGCTGCTCTGCGCCGGTGTGCCGCTCAAGGCTCCGGTCGGCGGCATTTCCGCCGGTCTGGTGACCGAGTGGAATGAGGACGGTACGATGAAGGCGCACAAGGTGCTCCTCGACATCATCGGTTCCGAGGACTTCTACGGCGACATGGACTTCAAGCTTTGCGGCACCGACGCCGGTGTCACGGGCTTCCAACTCGACCTCAAGCTGCCGGGCCTTCCGCTCAGCATCCTCGAAGAGGGTGTGCGTATCGCGAAGGACGGCCGCACCAAGGTCATCGCCAAGATGACCGAAGCGGTCAACGGCCCGCAGGAACTGAGCCCGCACGCTCCCCGCATCGTGTCGGTCAAGATCCCGGCCGACCGCATCGGCGAGCTCATCGGCCCTGGCGGCAAGAACATCAAGGGCATCCAGGCCGAGTCCGGCGCCGACATCAACATCGAGGATGACGGCACCGTGCACATCTACGCCGCCAAGGAGGAAGGTCTCCAGCGTGCGAAGGAACTCATCGACCGCATCTTCGCCGAGATCGAGGTGGGCAAGGTTTACACCGGCCCGGTCGTTTCGGTGACCAACTTCGGTGCCTTCATGGAAGTGCTCCCGGGCAAGGACGGTCTCGTCCACATCTCGGAACTTCAGGAAGGCCGCACCGAGAAGGTCGAGGATGTCGTCAAGAAGGGTGAGAACATCACCGCCAAGTGCATCGGCGTCGATGAGAAGGGCCGCGTGAAGATGAGCCGCCGCGCTTATCTCCGCGACCAGAAGGCCGAGCAGTCTGAAGAGCCGGCAGCCGCCGAGTGA
- the rpsO gene encoding 30S ribosomal protein S15: MSESTINPADFKVHETDTGSADYQVALLTKRIKHLTEHLGEHKKDNSSRRGLLKLVAQRRKLLDYLKAHSEERYQNLIKGLGLRR, from the coding sequence ATGAGCGAAAGCACCATCAATCCCGCGGACTTCAAGGTCCACGAAACCGATACCGGCAGCGCCGATTACCAAGTCGCGCTTCTGACCAAGCGGATCAAGCACCTGACCGAACACCTGGGCGAGCACAAGAAGGACAACTCTTCTCGTCGCGGCCTCCTCAAGCTCGTGGCACAGCGCCGGAAGCTTCTTGATTACCTGAAAGCCCATTCCGAAGAGCGCTACCAGAACTTGATCAAGGGACTCGGCCTCCGCCGCTAA
- a CDS encoding aldehyde dehydrogenase family protein codes for MLEPSYPYYLANRPERPNKDLEVADKFTGEVATKVALADREAIDQAIAAAADAVPAMGEMRPYERQQVLQHCVDRFRERQEELAMALCIEAGKPIRDSRGEVTRLIDTFRFAAEESVRLNGEVQNLEISERAKGYRGMWKRVPIGACAFISPFNFPLNLTAHKVAPAIAVGCPFVLKPASLTPVGALMIGEILAESDLPPGAFSILPCSREAADALTTDERLKLLSFTGSPEVGWNLKSRAGKKKVVLELGGNAACVVDSDADLDDAVQRIVFGAFYQSGQSCVGVQRVMVHESIYDEFRNRLVAATRELVTGDPKEEGTFVGPMISEAEAERIDDWIGSAREEGATLLCGGTRKGALMDATLLEDVPASSDLNRREVFGPVAVLSRFSAFDQVLDQVNDSDFGLQAGIFTRDLYKALQAWDRLEVGGVVIGDVPSWRVDHMPYGGVKDSGLGREGVRFAMEEMTEIRNLVIREAQG; via the coding sequence ATGCTGGAACCGAGCTATCCCTACTATCTTGCGAACCGGCCGGAGCGCCCGAACAAGGACCTGGAGGTCGCCGACAAGTTCACGGGCGAGGTCGCCACGAAGGTGGCATTGGCTGATCGGGAGGCGATCGATCAGGCGATTGCAGCCGCCGCCGATGCGGTGCCCGCGATGGGGGAGATGAGACCCTACGAGCGGCAGCAGGTCCTACAGCACTGCGTTGACCGGTTTCGGGAGCGACAGGAGGAACTGGCGATGGCCCTGTGCATCGAGGCAGGCAAACCGATTCGCGACAGCCGCGGAGAAGTCACCCGCCTGATCGATACCTTCAGATTTGCGGCGGAGGAGTCGGTCCGCCTCAACGGCGAGGTCCAGAATCTCGAAATCTCCGAACGGGCCAAAGGCTACCGCGGGATGTGGAAACGCGTGCCGATCGGAGCGTGCGCTTTCATTTCGCCATTCAACTTCCCTCTCAACCTGACGGCTCACAAGGTCGCGCCGGCGATCGCGGTCGGCTGTCCGTTCGTATTGAAACCGGCGAGCCTGACGCCGGTGGGTGCGTTGATGATCGGAGAGATTCTGGCTGAATCGGACTTGCCGCCCGGGGCGTTTTCGATTCTGCCCTGCAGCCGCGAAGCCGCCGACGCGCTGACCACCGATGAGCGTCTGAAGCTGCTCAGCTTCACGGGCTCTCCGGAAGTCGGCTGGAACCTCAAAAGCAGGGCGGGGAAGAAGAAGGTGGTTCTCGAACTCGGTGGCAACGCGGCTTGCGTCGTCGACTCGGATGCCGATCTCGACGATGCCGTTCAGCGGATAGTCTTCGGTGCGTTCTACCAAAGCGGCCAGAGCTGTGTTGGTGTCCAGCGGGTGATGGTGCACGAGTCGATCTACGACGAATTCCGCAATCGCCTCGTCGCGGCGACGCGGGAATTGGTGACCGGCGATCCCAAGGAGGAGGGGACCTTCGTCGGTCCCATGATTTCGGAAGCCGAAGCGGAGCGGATCGACGATTGGATCGGGTCGGCCAGGGAGGAAGGAGCCACGCTCCTCTGTGGAGGGACGCGCAAGGGTGCCTTAATGGACGCGACCCTGCTTGAGGATGTCCCCGCTTCCTCGGACCTCAACCGCAGGGAGGTCTTTGGCCCGGTCGCGGTCCTGTCGCGTTTCAGTGCTTTCGATCAGGTGCTGGATCAGGTCAATGACAGCGATTTCGGCCTTCAGGCCGGTATCTTCACCCGCGATCTCTACAAGGCTCTGCAGGCGTGGGATCGGCTGGAGGTCGGAGGGGTGGTGATCGGCGACGTCCCTAGCTGGCGGGTCGATCACATGCCCTACGGAGGGGTCAAGGACAGCGGTCTGGGAAGGGAAGGCGTCCGTTTCGCGATGGAGGAGATGACCGAAATCCGCAATTTGGTGATCCGGGAGGCCCAAGGCTGA
- a CDS encoding TrkA C-terminal domain-containing protein, with product MVSMIALATIVVVALLIVQLGANALALTGMSQAAARFQAASAFFGVGFTTQEAEMVVNHPVRRRIILHLIIAGNVGITSALATLIVTLMNNDPEGMAGGVLLLWILGALVGVGLLLNVGFVKKPMDSLMRSLLKRLGVVQALDYDVLLRVKQGFSVAEVELIEGHPFIGKALGQSRPGDQGIVILGVYRKDGRFVGAPGRDEVLEEGDLIMVYGSDHDVGRLRSGYRDGTVSA from the coding sequence ATGGTTTCGATGATCGCATTGGCGACGATCGTGGTAGTCGCGCTTCTGATCGTCCAACTGGGGGCGAATGCCCTGGCATTGACCGGGATGTCGCAGGCGGCGGCGCGCTTTCAGGCGGCGTCGGCCTTCTTCGGCGTCGGATTCACCACGCAGGAGGCCGAGATGGTCGTGAATCATCCGGTACGCCGCCGGATCATCCTGCATCTCATCATCGCAGGGAACGTAGGGATCACGTCGGCGCTGGCGACACTCATCGTGACGCTGATGAACAACGACCCGGAAGGAATGGCGGGAGGTGTCCTGCTGTTGTGGATTTTGGGGGCGCTCGTAGGTGTCGGCCTGTTGCTCAATGTAGGTTTTGTCAAAAAGCCGATGGACAGTCTGATGCGGAGCTTGCTGAAGCGGCTCGGCGTGGTTCAGGCCCTCGACTATGATGTTCTGTTAAGGGTGAAGCAGGGATTCAGTGTCGCCGAAGTCGAACTGATTGAGGGGCATCCGTTCATCGGCAAGGCACTGGGGCAGTCGAGGCCGGGAGACCAGGGGATTGTGATTCTGGGGGTTTACCGGAAAGACGGCAGGTTCGTGGGCGCGCCGGGCCGCGACGAGGTCTTGGAAGAAGGGGACCTCATCATGGTCTACGGCTCGGATCACGATGTGGGACGCCTGAGGTCGGGGTATCGCGACGGCACCGTGTCGGCCTGA
- a CDS encoding 1-acyl-sn-glycerol-3-phosphate acyltransferase, with protein MRRLRNDLPYTFRPPKVRWWVRPFLQWANRRLLLEKKYRIGSIDERGFGKVKELVDAGDAVLLAPNHADHSDPHLMMEIGSRHRMPLHFMGAREIFEVSSRASWALQSMGVFSVDRDGPDLSAIKTAIGLLADGVPLVVYPEGEIYHHHERLDPLHEGVASILLKAAGRLSDGRKAWLVPVGMRFHHDPAVESTFVGRLNRLEDRIGWTPRPSMPTRDRTIRLGTGLLGLKEIEFLGEAIRGELQDRLCGLCERLLGEVEERHGRDPKAGTPPERVRALRYRLRRRLLDEKEPALGEARAALLDDLDRVFTALQAHSYVGDYLLAEPTVDRHAETIMKLEEDLFGFPTYPTERRAAVAADDPICVSDLIESGELTKKEGAGVLTGVLEKRLTRLLASL; from the coding sequence ATGCGGCGACTGCGGAACGACCTTCCCTACACCTTCCGACCACCGAAGGTGCGATGGTGGGTGCGGCCGTTCCTGCAGTGGGCGAACCGGCGGCTCCTGCTTGAGAAGAAGTACCGGATCGGTTCGATCGATGAACGGGGCTTCGGGAAGGTGAAGGAGTTGGTCGATGCCGGAGATGCGGTGCTGCTCGCTCCGAACCATGCGGACCATTCCGATCCGCATCTGATGATGGAGATCGGTTCGCGGCATCGCATGCCTTTGCATTTCATGGGCGCTCGCGAGATCTTCGAGGTCAGTTCGCGGGCATCGTGGGCTTTGCAGTCGATGGGGGTGTTTTCCGTCGATCGCGACGGCCCCGATCTATCGGCGATCAAGACGGCGATCGGACTCCTCGCGGACGGTGTGCCCCTGGTGGTCTATCCCGAGGGTGAGATCTACCATCACCACGAGCGGCTTGATCCCTTGCATGAAGGTGTCGCTTCCATCTTGCTCAAGGCGGCGGGTCGGTTGTCCGACGGTCGTAAGGCGTGGTTGGTACCGGTCGGCATGCGGTTTCATCATGACCCTGCTGTCGAGAGCACTTTCGTCGGGCGGCTGAACCGGCTCGAGGATCGGATCGGATGGACGCCACGGCCGTCGATGCCGACACGGGACCGCACCATCCGGCTCGGCACGGGCTTGCTGGGACTCAAGGAGATCGAGTTCCTCGGTGAAGCGATCCGCGGCGAGTTGCAGGACCGGCTTTGCGGTCTTTGCGAAAGACTTCTCGGTGAAGTGGAAGAGCGGCATGGTCGGGATCCCAAGGCCGGCACGCCTCCCGAGCGGGTACGTGCGCTTCGCTACCGCCTTCGCCGGCGGTTGTTGGATGAGAAAGAGCCAGCGCTCGGTGAAGCGCGGGCCGCTCTACTGGATGACCTTGATCGTGTATTCACCGCGCTGCAGGCTCACAGCTACGTCGGTGACTACCTGCTTGCCGAACCGACGGTCGACCGGCATGCCGAAACCATCATGAAACTGGAAGAGGACCTGTTCGGGTTTCCAACCTACCCGACCGAGCGCCGTGCCGCGGTCGCTGCGGATGATCCGATCTGCGTGTCGGATCTGATCGAGAGCGGCGAGTTGACGAAGAAAGAAGGCGCCGGTGTGCTCACGGGGGTTTTGGAGAAACGGCTCACTCGACTGCTCGCATCGCTATGA